One stretch of Anolis carolinensis isolate JA03-04 chromosome 3, rAnoCar3.1.pri, whole genome shotgun sequence DNA includes these proteins:
- the asb9 gene encoding ankyrin repeat and SOCS box protein 9, with protein MDVEGGNADSHSSQGSESQSRVPLRPNPLMGDFVSDWAPIHDASLHGRLLALKKLINQGTSVNIMTADCVSPLHEACLGGYSACASVLLKHGAHVNTATIDWNTPLFNACISGSADCVNLLLEHGASPHPACDLASPVHEAAKRGHTKCVESLVSHGVDIDHNIKHLGTPLYVACENQQVDCAKKLLESGASANTGKGLESPLHVAAQTSNTDMVHLLLDFGANTRARNAEGKRPTELVSPSSPLAQIFLQREGPFSLMQLCRLCIWRYLGSKQQQRINELLLPDELKRFLLYI; from the exons ATGGATGTGGAAGGAGGAAATGCAGATTCTCACTCATCCCAAGGATCTGAAAGCCAGTCTCGTGTACCTTTGCGACCGAATCCATTGATGGGTG ATTTTGTTTCGGACTGGGCTCCTATCCACGATGCTTCCCTGCATGGGCGACTGCTTGCTCTGAAGAAACTCATCAATCAG GGAACCAGTGTGAATATTATGACAGCAGATTGTGTGTCTCCTCTCCATGAAGCTTGCCTAGGGGGATATTCTGCTTGTGCCAGCGTTTTGTTGAAACATGGGGCCCAT GTAAACACTGCTACAATTGACTGGAACACACCTTTGTTCAACGCTTGCATCAGTGGCAGTGCAGACTGTGTGAATTTGTTACTGGAACATGGAGCCAGCCCACATCCAGCGTGTGACCTGGCATCACCTGTCCATGAAGCTGCTAAGAGGG GTCACACCAAATGTGTAGAATCCCTTGTATCTCATGGAGTCGATATTGATCACAACATAAAACACCTTGGTACTCCACTTTATGTCGCTTGTGAGAACCAGCAAGTGGACTGTGCAAAAAAATTACTTGAGTCAG GAGCAAGTGCAAACACAGGGAAAGGTCTAGAGTCCCCTCTCCATGTGGCTGCTCAAACCTCCAATACTGATATGGTGCACTTGCTTCTTGATTTTGGAGCAAACACAAGGGCCAGGAATGCTGAGGGCAAAAGGCCGACAGAGCTGGTTTCACCAAGCAGCCCACTTGCACAGATATTTCTTCAGAGAGAAG GACCTTTCTCTTTGATGCAGCTATGCCGCTTATGCATATGGAGGTACTTGGGatccaaacaacaacaaagaataaaCGAACTTCTGTTGCCCGATGAGCTGAAACGGTTTCTCTTGTATATTTAA